From one Catenuloplanes nepalensis genomic stretch:
- a CDS encoding NAD-dependent formate dehydrogenase → MAKVLCVLYPDPVSGYPTEYARDGLPRLDHYPGGQTVPSPEKIDFMPGALLGSVTGELGLRGYLESLGHELVVTSDKEGPDSEFERHLPDAEIVISQPFWPAYLTPERLAKAPLLKLAITAGIGSDHVDLSAAIAHRVTVAEVTYSNSISVSEHVVMMILALVRNYLPSHQWVRDGGWNIADCAARSYDLEGMDVGTVAAGRIGLAVLRRLRPFDVRLHYYDRHRLPAEVEEELNLTWHDSVESMAAVCDVVTINCPLHPETEGMFGDALIGAMKRGAYLVNTARGKICDREAIVRALESGHLAGYAGDVWYPQPAPADHPWRTMPHHGMTPHISGTTLTAQARYAAGTREILESYFQGRPLRDEYLIVDSGALAGTGQHSYSAR, encoded by the coding sequence ATGGCGAAGGTCCTGTGTGTGCTCTATCCCGACCCGGTCTCCGGCTACCCCACGGAGTACGCCCGGGACGGGCTACCCCGGCTCGACCACTACCCGGGCGGCCAGACCGTGCCGTCGCCGGAGAAGATCGACTTCATGCCCGGCGCGCTGCTCGGCTCCGTCACCGGCGAGCTGGGCCTGCGCGGCTACCTGGAGTCACTCGGGCACGAGCTGGTGGTCACCTCGGACAAGGAGGGGCCGGACTCCGAGTTCGAGCGGCACCTGCCGGACGCCGAGATCGTCATCTCGCAACCGTTCTGGCCCGCCTACCTGACGCCGGAGCGACTGGCGAAGGCGCCCCTCCTGAAGCTCGCGATCACGGCCGGGATCGGCAGCGACCACGTCGATCTCTCCGCCGCGATCGCGCACCGGGTCACGGTGGCGGAGGTGACGTACTCCAACAGCATCAGCGTCTCCGAGCACGTGGTCATGATGATCCTCGCGCTGGTTCGCAACTACCTGCCGTCGCACCAGTGGGTGCGCGACGGCGGCTGGAACATCGCCGACTGTGCGGCCCGCTCCTACGACCTGGAGGGCATGGACGTGGGTACGGTCGCGGCCGGCCGGATCGGGCTGGCGGTGCTGCGGCGGCTGCGGCCGTTCGACGTGCGCCTGCACTACTACGACCGGCACCGGCTGCCCGCCGAGGTGGAGGAGGAGCTGAACCTCACCTGGCACGACAGCGTCGAGTCGATGGCGGCGGTCTGTGACGTGGTCACGATCAACTGCCCGCTGCACCCGGAGACCGAGGGCATGTTCGGCGATGCGCTGATCGGCGCGATGAAGCGCGGGGCGTACCTGGTGAACACGGCGCGCGGCAAGATCTGCGACCGGGAGGCGATCGTGCGCGCGCTGGAGTCCGGCCACCTCGCCGGTTACGCGGGCGACGTCTGGTATCCGCAGCCCGCGCCGGCCGACCACCCGTGGCGCACCATGCCGCACCACGGCATGACCCCGCACATCTCCGGCACGACGCTCACCGCGCAGGCCCGCTACGCGGCCGGAACCCGGGAGATCCTGGAGAGCTATTTCCAGGGCCGTCCGCTCCGCGACGAATACCTGATCGTCGACAGCGGCGCGCTGGCCGGCACCGGCCAGCACTCCTACAGCGCACGCTGA
- a CDS encoding fumarylacetoacetate hydrolase family protein: MLIIRYETAGAVHVGVAEDDGTVRRLGVPSLGLLLALPTDEIRSVVERSGPAEDGAVKRLPPVDGQTEVWASGVTYVRSRAARREESQAPDVYSLVYDAERPELFFKSAAWRVCGDGEPIGIRPDSAVDVPEPELALVLNATGRIVGYTVCDDVSSRSIEGENPLYLPQAKVYAGSCALGPGIRPAWEVPDATALGIGVVVRRGSGVAFEGTTSTSLLHRTLDDLAAYLFRSMHFPEGAILSTGTGLVPALDFTLHEGDVVEITVDGVGTLTNPVVAATPAAFAWLAAR; encoded by the coding sequence ATGCTGATCATTCGGTACGAGACGGCCGGGGCCGTTCACGTCGGCGTCGCCGAGGACGACGGGACGGTGCGGCGCCTCGGCGTACCCTCGCTGGGGTTGCTTCTGGCCCTTCCGACCGACGAGATCCGGTCCGTTGTGGAGCGATCCGGGCCGGCCGAGGACGGTGCGGTGAAACGGCTTCCGCCGGTGGACGGGCAGACCGAGGTGTGGGCCAGCGGCGTCACCTACGTCCGCTCGCGTGCGGCGCGCCGCGAGGAGAGCCAGGCCCCGGACGTGTACTCGCTGGTCTACGACGCGGAACGGCCCGAGCTGTTCTTCAAGAGCGCGGCCTGGCGGGTCTGCGGCGACGGCGAGCCGATCGGGATCCGGCCGGACTCCGCCGTCGACGTCCCGGAGCCGGAGCTGGCGCTGGTGCTCAACGCGACCGGCCGGATCGTCGGCTACACCGTCTGCGACGACGTCTCGTCCCGGTCGATCGAGGGCGAGAACCCGCTCTACCTGCCGCAGGCCAAGGTCTACGCCGGCTCGTGCGCGCTCGGCCCGGGCATCCGGCCCGCGTGGGAGGTCCCGGACGCCACCGCGCTCGGCATCGGTGTCGTGGTGCGGCGCGGCAGCGGGGTCGCGTTCGAGGGCACCACCTCGACGTCGCTGCTGCACCGCACGCTCGACGACCTGGCCGCCTACCTGTTCCGGAGCATGCACTTCCCGGAGGGCGCGATCCTGTCCACCGGTACCGGCCTGGTCCCGGCGCTGGACTTCACGCTCCACGAGGGCGACGTCGTGGAGATCACCGTCGACGGGGTGGGCACGCTGACCAACCCGGTGGTCGCGGCCACCCCGGCCGCGTTCGCCTGGCTGGCCGCGCGCTGA
- a CDS encoding ATP-binding protein yields the protein MDKPSRIFGRAREWDGLAAFATRPVGATAGGASLGVVSGRRRQGKSFLLQALAEAAGGLYFAATEATEAESLRLFTEALTRHTREVVRAPFRDWNDAIAHLFHSVGDRPTIVAIDEFPFLSKSSPALPSIIQRELGPGGSGRTSSARLVLCGSAMSVMGGLLAGQAPLRGRASLELIVQPFRHRESAEFWGITDPRLAVLVHAVVGGTPAYRNEFTQGDAPDTIEDFDAWVIRTALNPQTPLFREARYLLAEEAAIRDPALYHSVLAAIATGHNTNGGIANFIGRKTDHITHPLNVLEDCALISREPDLLRSGRVRYRIVEPLITFYESIMRNRWAELEIHRAEQVWTTTRQTFLTQVVGPHFEALCRAFVLESGGSLFAEHPAEVGSGTVNDPANRTQIEIDVVALSAPQANSPRRILSLGEVKWGEVIGHHHLQRLATARDLLRPKGYDTDDTVLALYGGNGFTAELEAAAVTDDRILLVDLSRLYS from the coding sequence TTGGACAAGCCATCGCGCATCTTCGGACGGGCCCGCGAGTGGGACGGCCTCGCCGCCTTCGCGACCAGACCCGTCGGCGCGACGGCGGGCGGCGCGTCGCTCGGTGTGGTGAGCGGCCGGCGTCGCCAGGGCAAGAGTTTCCTGCTGCAGGCACTCGCCGAGGCGGCTGGAGGCCTGTATTTCGCGGCCACCGAAGCCACCGAGGCAGAGTCGCTGCGCCTGTTCACCGAGGCACTCACGCGGCACACCCGCGAGGTCGTCCGTGCTCCGTTCCGGGACTGGAACGATGCGATCGCGCATCTGTTCCACAGTGTCGGCGACCGCCCGACCATCGTCGCGATCGACGAATTTCCGTTCCTGTCCAAGTCGTCACCGGCGCTGCCCTCGATCATTCAACGCGAACTCGGGCCCGGCGGCAGCGGACGGACGAGCTCGGCGCGACTGGTGCTGTGCGGGTCAGCGATGTCGGTCATGGGAGGCCTGCTGGCCGGGCAGGCACCGCTCCGCGGCCGGGCCAGCCTCGAACTCATCGTGCAACCGTTCCGGCACCGCGAGTCGGCCGAGTTCTGGGGTATCACCGACCCCAGGCTCGCCGTCCTGGTGCACGCGGTCGTCGGCGGCACCCCCGCCTACCGGAACGAGTTCACCCAGGGGGACGCCCCGGACACGATCGAGGACTTCGACGCCTGGGTGATCCGGACCGCCCTGAATCCACAGACACCGCTGTTCCGGGAAGCGCGGTACCTGCTGGCGGAGGAAGCGGCCATCCGTGACCCGGCCCTCTACCACTCCGTGCTCGCGGCGATCGCCACTGGCCACAACACCAACGGCGGGATCGCGAACTTCATCGGCCGGAAGACGGATCACATCACGCACCCGCTCAACGTCCTGGAGGACTGCGCCCTGATCTCCCGCGAACCGGACCTGCTTCGGTCGGGCAGGGTCCGCTATCGCATCGTCGAACCGCTGATCACGTTCTACGAGTCGATCATGCGTAACCGCTGGGCCGAACTGGAGATCCACCGCGCCGAGCAGGTCTGGACGACGACCCGGCAGACCTTCCTCACCCAGGTCGTCGGCCCGCACTTCGAGGCCCTGTGCCGGGCCTTCGTCCTGGAGTCCGGCGGCAGCCTCTTCGCCGAGCATCCCGCGGAGGTCGGTTCCGGCACGGTCAACGACCCGGCGAACCGTACCCAGATCGAGATCGACGTGGTCGCGCTGTCCGCACCGCAGGCGAACAGCCCTCGTCGCATTCTGTCCCTCGGCGAGGTGAAATGGGGTGAGGTCATCGGACACCACCATCTGCAGCGTCTCGCGACGGCACGCGATCTGCTCCGCCCGAAGGGCTACGACACCGACGACACGGTGCTCGCGCTCTACGGCGGCAATGGATTCACCGCCGAGCTGGAGGCCGCCGCGGTGACGGACGACCGGATCCTCCTCGTCGACCTGAGCCGCCTGTACTCCTGA
- the tdh gene encoding L-threonine 3-dehydrogenase, giving the protein MKALVKERAEPGLWLADVPEPAVGADDVLVKVARTGICGTDLHIRAWDGWARQSIRTPMVIGHEFTGEVVEIGRNVTNVAVGDLVSGEGHLVCGKCRNCLAGRRHMCRATVGLGVGRDGAFAEYVVLPETNIWVHRVPVDPDVAAIFDPFGNAVHTALSFPLVGEDVLITGAGPIGLMAAAVATHAGARHVMITDVSEDRLDLARKIGVSLALNVSESTIADGQRRLGLREGFDVGLEMSGHPAAMRDMIANMTHGGRIAMLGLPAEEFPIDWARLVTSMITIKGVYGREMFETWYSMSVLLEGGLDLAPVITGRYGFRDFEAAFADAASGRSGKIILDWSN; this is encoded by the coding sequence GTGAAGGCACTGGTCAAGGAGAGAGCCGAGCCCGGTCTGTGGCTCGCGGACGTGCCCGAGCCCGCGGTCGGTGCGGACGACGTGCTGGTCAAGGTGGCCAGGACCGGGATCTGCGGCACCGACCTGCACATCCGGGCCTGGGACGGCTGGGCGCGGCAGTCGATCCGGACGCCGATGGTGATCGGCCACGAGTTCACCGGTGAGGTCGTCGAGATCGGCCGGAACGTCACCAACGTCGCAGTCGGCGACCTGGTCAGCGGCGAGGGCCACCTGGTGTGCGGGAAGTGCCGCAACTGCCTGGCCGGGCGGCGCCACATGTGCCGGGCCACGGTCGGTCTCGGCGTGGGCCGCGACGGCGCGTTCGCCGAGTACGTGGTGCTGCCGGAGACGAACATCTGGGTGCACCGCGTCCCGGTCGACCCGGACGTGGCCGCGATCTTCGACCCGTTCGGCAACGCGGTGCACACCGCGCTGTCGTTCCCGCTGGTCGGCGAGGACGTGCTGATCACCGGCGCCGGGCCGATCGGGCTGATGGCCGCGGCCGTGGCCACGCACGCCGGCGCCCGGCACGTGATGATCACCGACGTCAGCGAGGACCGCCTCGACCTGGCCCGCAAGATCGGCGTCAGCCTCGCGCTGAACGTGTCCGAGTCGACGATCGCGGACGGTCAGCGCCGGCTCGGCCTGCGCGAGGGCTTCGACGTGGGCCTGGAGATGTCCGGCCACCCGGCGGCGATGCGCGACATGATCGCGAACATGACGCACGGCGGGAGGATCGCGATGCTCGGACTGCCCGCCGAGGAGTTCCCGATCGACTGGGCGCGCCTGGTCACCTCGATGATCACCATCAAGGGCGTCTACGGCCGGGAGATGTTCGAGACCTGGTACTCGATGTCCGTACTGCTGGAGGGCGGTCTTGATCTGGCGCCCGTGATCACCGGCCGGTACGGCTTCCGTGACTTCGAGGCCGCGTTCGCCGACGCCGCGAGCGGCCGCAGCGGCAAGATCATCCTGGACTGGAGCAACTGA
- a CDS encoding DUF4832 domain-containing protein codes for MSSKLRWLGGGLALALTAGLGVVLAATANASITEPSATSTATDVTYRFAYAGTPEFTRVYIDTDRDASTGFAQGGAGADFLLENATLYQHGGSGWSWTPVTAVVHTHADGVATWTLPRAAIGETATPGETDLVFQAESPEQTSEKITQGYGAEPPAGGAGATVTYTATDEIIANPERGLYRHAGECDSSAFSEATLRSYRTDAKISLVMCVFYLRGFRAGPIDAATLSHLQKQFDAVRAAGVKMVLRFAYTDSADGADAPTDRVLAHLDQLAPYLQRNADVIEVMQSGFVGAWGEGYYTQNFGNNGVVTAADRANRKAVHDKILQVLPATRMVQLRTPNFKRTMYGTAALTDAQAYDGSAAARTGHHNDCFLADATDQGTYTDTAVEYPYLAAETRYTAMGGETCAVHPARTQCPTATAEMARFHYTYLNHDYHPAVIDGFRTGGCLTTIERQLGYRFTLVDGTYPQTATPGGALPVSLTVRNDGWAAPINPRGAELILRATSTGAVTRLPLAADPRRWAAGAGATVAETLTLPATLAPGSYELLLGLPDPQLPGRPEYAIRTANTGTWEPSTGFNRLGATVTVG; via the coding sequence ATGTCCTCGAAGCTTCGATGGCTCGGCGGCGGGCTCGCGCTCGCGTTGACCGCCGGTCTCGGCGTCGTCCTGGCCGCGACCGCGAACGCGTCCATCACCGAGCCGTCCGCCACCAGCACCGCCACGGACGTGACCTACCGGTTCGCCTATGCGGGGACGCCCGAGTTCACCCGGGTCTACATCGACACCGACCGGGACGCGAGCACCGGGTTCGCGCAAGGGGGTGCCGGGGCGGACTTCCTGCTGGAGAACGCGACGCTCTACCAGCACGGCGGGTCCGGGTGGAGCTGGACGCCGGTCACCGCGGTCGTGCACACGCACGCGGACGGCGTCGCGACCTGGACGCTGCCGCGCGCCGCGATCGGTGAGACGGCCACGCCGGGGGAGACGGACCTGGTCTTCCAGGCCGAGTCGCCGGAGCAGACATCGGAGAAGATCACCCAGGGGTACGGGGCGGAGCCGCCCGCCGGGGGAGCGGGCGCCACGGTCACCTACACCGCGACCGACGAGATCATCGCGAACCCGGAGCGGGGCCTGTACCGGCACGCCGGCGAGTGTGACTCGTCCGCGTTCAGCGAGGCGACCCTGCGGTCGTACCGGACCGACGCGAAGATCTCCCTGGTCATGTGCGTGTTCTACCTGCGCGGGTTCCGGGCCGGGCCGATCGACGCGGCGACGCTGTCACACCTGCAGAAGCAGTTCGACGCCGTGCGCGCGGCGGGTGTGAAGATGGTGTTGCGGTTCGCCTACACGGACTCGGCGGACGGCGCCGACGCCCCGACGGACCGGGTCCTCGCGCACCTCGACCAGCTCGCGCCCTACCTGCAGCGCAACGCGGACGTCATCGAGGTCATGCAGTCCGGGTTCGTCGGCGCGTGGGGCGAGGGCTACTACACGCAGAACTTCGGCAACAACGGCGTCGTCACCGCGGCCGACCGGGCCAACCGCAAGGCCGTGCACGACAAGATCCTGCAGGTGCTGCCCGCGACCCGGATGGTGCAGCTGCGCACGCCGAACTTCAAGCGCACGATGTACGGCACCGCGGCGCTCACGGACGCGCAGGCCTACGACGGGTCGGCGGCCGCCCGCACCGGCCACCACAACGACTGCTTCCTGGCCGACGCGACCGACCAGGGCACCTACACCGACACCGCGGTCGAGTACCCGTACCTGGCGGCCGAGACCCGGTACACCGCGATGGGCGGCGAGACCTGCGCGGTGCACCCGGCCCGCACCCAGTGCCCGACCGCGACCGCGGAGATGGCCCGGTTCCACTACACCTACCTCAACCACGACTACCATCCCGCCGTGATCGACGGCTTCCGCACCGGCGGCTGCCTGACCACGATCGAGCGGCAGCTCGGCTACCGGTTCACGCTCGTCGACGGCACCTACCCGCAGACGGCCACGCCCGGCGGCGCCCTTCCGGTCAGTCTCACGGTCCGCAACGACGGCTGGGCGGCCCCGATCAACCCGCGCGGTGCCGAGCTGATCCTGCGCGCCACCTCGACCGGCGCGGTGACCCGGCTGCCGCTGGCCGCGGATCCGCGCCGCTGGGCGGCCGGCGCCGGCGCGACCGTCGCCGAGACGCTCACGCTGCCCGCCACGCTCGCGCCCGGCTCCTACGAGCTGCTGCTCGGCCTGCCGGACCCGCAGCTGCCCGGCCGCCCCGAGTATGCGATCCGCACCGCGAACACCGGCACCTGGGAGCCGTCCACCGGCTTCAACCGCCTGGGCGCCACCGTCACCGTCGGCTGA
- a CDS encoding glycine C-acetyltransferase yields MFTSVRDDLRATLDEIKAAGLHKSERVITTPQSANVTVTTGDAVLNFCANNYLGLADDPRVVASAHAALDRWGYGMASVRFICGTQEVHKELEARLSAFLGQEDTILYSSCFDANGGVFETLLGAEDAVISDALNHASIIDGIRLSKARRFRYANRDMADLEKQLAAAAEGGARRTLIVTDGVFSMDGYVAPLREICDLADRYGAMVMVDDSHAVGFVGEHGRGTPELHGVMDRVDIITGTLGKALGGASGGYVAARAEIVALLRQRSRPYLFSNTLAPVIAAASLTVLDLIEGAGSLRERLTANTELFRRRMVEEGFDILPGDHPIAPVMIGDAAKADRLAQLLLDRGVYVIGFSYPVVPQGQARIRVQLSAAHSAEDVERAVTAFVSARAALGD; encoded by the coding sequence GTGTTCACTTCCGTGCGTGACGACCTGCGCGCCACCCTCGACGAGATCAAGGCCGCCGGCCTGCACAAGTCCGAGCGGGTGATCACCACCCCGCAGTCGGCGAACGTCACCGTCACCACCGGCGACGCCGTCCTCAACTTCTGCGCCAACAACTACCTCGGCCTCGCCGACGACCCCCGCGTCGTCGCCTCCGCGCACGCGGCGCTGGACCGCTGGGGCTACGGCATGGCCTCGGTCCGGTTCATCTGCGGCACCCAGGAGGTGCACAAGGAGCTGGAGGCGCGACTGTCCGCGTTCCTCGGCCAGGAGGACACGATCCTCTACTCCTCCTGCTTCGACGCCAACGGCGGCGTCTTCGAGACGCTCCTCGGCGCCGAGGACGCGGTCATCTCCGACGCGCTCAATCACGCCTCGATCATCGACGGCATCCGGCTGTCCAAGGCCCGCCGCTTCCGCTACGCCAACCGCGACATGGCCGACCTGGAGAAGCAGCTCGCCGCCGCGGCCGAGGGCGGCGCCCGGCGCACCCTCATCGTCACCGACGGCGTCTTCTCCATGGACGGCTACGTCGCCCCGCTCCGCGAGATCTGCGACCTCGCCGACCGCTACGGCGCCATGGTCATGGTCGACGACTCGCACGCGGTCGGCTTCGTCGGCGAGCACGGCCGCGGTACCCCGGAGCTGCACGGCGTCATGGACCGCGTCGACATCATCACCGGCACGCTCGGCAAGGCGCTCGGCGGCGCGTCCGGCGGCTACGTCGCGGCCCGCGCCGAGATCGTGGCGCTGCTGCGCCAGCGCTCCCGGCCGTACCTGTTCTCCAACACGCTCGCCCCGGTCATCGCGGCCGCGTCGCTGACCGTTCTCGACCTGATCGAGGGCGCGGGCTCGCTGCGGGAGCGGCTGACCGCGAACACGGAGCTGTTCCGCCGCCGGATGGTCGAGGAGGGCTTCGACATCCTCCCCGGCGACCACCCGATCGCACCCGTCATGATCGGCGACGCCGCCAAGGCCGACCGGCTCGCCCAGCTGCTCCTGGACCGCGGCGTGTACGTGATCGGCTTCTCCTACCCGGTCGTACCGCAGGGCCAGGCCCGCATCCGGGTGCAGCTGTCCGCCGCCCACTCGGCCGAGGACGTGGAGCGCGCCGTCACCGCGTTCGTGTCCGCCCGCGCGGCGCTGGGGGACTGA
- a CDS encoding aminotransferase class V-fold PLP-dependent enzyme translates to MANLDVAALRADTPACERVVHFNNAGSSLPPAPVLDAMIDYLRLEAEIGGYEAADARAEAIQAFYTEAAALLGARPEEIAFANNSTHAYATALSAIDFAPGDVVLTTRDDYISNQIAFLSLHRRRGVRVVHAPDAPGGGVDVDAMAALMRAHRPRLVAVTHVPTSSGLIAPVAEIGRHCRELDLLYLVDACQSIGQLPLDVTAIGADLLTATGRKFLRGPRGTGLLFVSERVLKAGYEPLFIDMRGARWTEAGGYEPVASAARFEDWEFPYAGLLGLTAAIRYARRVGVPEGSRRALGLAASLRERLREIDGFRVLDRGPELGALVTFTVAGAAPEPLRARLTGAGINCSVTRREHARFDFTDKGVEWCLRLSPHYFNTDGEADRVVDVLNG, encoded by the coding sequence ATGGCGAATCTCGATGTGGCCGCGCTGCGGGCCGACACCCCCGCCTGTGAGCGGGTCGTCCACTTCAACAACGCGGGCAGCAGCCTGCCGCCGGCTCCGGTGCTGGACGCGATGATCGACTACCTGCGGCTGGAGGCGGAGATCGGCGGCTACGAGGCCGCGGACGCGCGCGCGGAGGCGATCCAGGCGTTCTACACCGAGGCGGCGGCGCTGCTCGGCGCGCGGCCGGAGGAGATCGCGTTCGCGAACAACAGCACGCACGCGTACGCGACCGCGCTGTCCGCGATCGACTTCGCGCCCGGCGACGTGGTGCTGACCACCCGCGACGACTACATCTCCAACCAGATCGCGTTCCTGTCGCTGCACCGGCGGCGCGGCGTGCGGGTGGTGCACGCGCCGGACGCGCCCGGCGGTGGCGTGGACGTGGACGCGATGGCCGCGCTGATGCGCGCGCACCGGCCCCGGCTGGTCGCGGTCACGCACGTGCCGACGAGTTCCGGGCTGATCGCGCCGGTCGCGGAGATCGGCCGGCACTGCCGGGAACTGGACCTGCTGTACCTGGTCGACGCGTGCCAGTCGATCGGGCAGCTGCCGCTGGACGTGACCGCGATCGGCGCGGACCTGCTCACCGCGACGGGCCGCAAGTTCCTGCGCGGGCCGCGCGGCACCGGCCTGCTGTTCGTCTCGGAGCGAGTGCTGAAGGCCGGGTACGAGCCGCTGTTCATCGACATGCGCGGCGCCCGCTGGACCGAGGCCGGCGGCTACGAGCCGGTGGCGTCCGCGGCCCGGTTCGAGGACTGGGAGTTCCCGTACGCGGGCCTGCTCGGGCTGACCGCCGCGATCCGTTACGCCCGCCGGGTCGGCGTGCCGGAGGGCTCCCGGCGGGCGCTCGGGCTGGCCGCGTCGCTGCGGGAACGGCTGCGCGAGATCGACGGCTTCCGCGTCCTGGACCGCGGGCCGGAGCTGGGCGCGCTGGTCACGTTCACGGTCGCGGGCGCGGCACCGGAGCCGTTGCGGGCGCGGCTGACCGGCGCCGGGATCAACTGCTCGGTGACGCGGCGCGAGCACGCCCGGTTCGACTTCACCGACAAGGGTGTCGAGTGGTGCCTGCGCCTGTCCCCGCACTACTTCAACACCGACGGCGAGGCCGACCGGGTCGTGGACGTCCTCAACGGATAG
- a CDS encoding LysR family transcriptional regulator, translating into MFLRQLEYLTALAREEHFGRAAAACWVSQPTLSDGIRKLEAEFGVAVVRRGHRFEGFTPEGERLLAWARRVLTDRTTMLAEFTRGERLTGRLRIGAVPAALPPVALLTGPFCAAHPRAALTVLSLTSAEIQRRLTDGHLDAGLTYLTSAVRAGFRTHALYDERYLLLTAEDHPLAARAEVGWAEAAALPLCLLTTDMQYRRIVDGLFRRAGAVVSPRMETNSLSTLCAHVRAGLLSSVIPQAWLCLMGVPPGTRVVPMTGPVATSRVGLLMPDRRTPSLAVAALLEVASGLKIQQEIDQLYR; encoded by the coding sequence ATGTTTCTGCGCCAGCTCGAGTACCTGACCGCGCTCGCCCGGGAGGAACACTTCGGCCGGGCCGCGGCCGCCTGCTGGGTCAGCCAGCCCACACTCTCCGACGGCATCCGTAAGCTGGAGGCCGAGTTCGGCGTGGCCGTGGTGCGGCGCGGCCACCGCTTCGAGGGCTTCACACCGGAGGGCGAGCGGCTGCTGGCCTGGGCCCGCCGAGTGCTGACCGACCGGACTACCATGCTGGCCGAGTTCACCCGCGGCGAACGCCTCACCGGACGGCTGCGGATCGGCGCCGTGCCCGCCGCACTGCCGCCGGTGGCGCTGCTGACCGGGCCGTTCTGCGCCGCGCACCCCCGGGCCGCGCTGACCGTGCTGTCGCTGACCTCGGCGGAGATCCAGCGGCGGCTCACCGACGGGCACCTCGACGCCGGGCTGACCTACCTGACCAGCGCGGTCCGGGCCGGATTCCGCACCCACGCGCTCTACGACGAGCGCTACCTGCTGCTGACCGCGGAGGACCACCCGCTCGCCGCGCGGGCGGAGGTCGGCTGGGCCGAGGCGGCCGCGCTGCCGCTGTGCCTGCTCACCACGGACATGCAGTACCGGCGGATCGTCGACGGGCTGTTCCGCCGCGCCGGTGCGGTGGTGTCGCCGCGGATGGAGACGAACTCGCTGTCCACGCTCTGCGCGCACGTGCGGGCCGGGCTGCTCTCCAGCGTGATCCCACAGGCGTGGCTGTGCCTGATGGGCGTGCCGCCCGGGACCCGCGTGGTGCCGATGACCGGCCCGGTCGCGACCAGCCGGGTGGGGCTGCTGATGCCGGACCGCCGGACGCCGTCGCTGGCCGTCGCCGCGCTGCTGGAGGTGGCGTCCGGCCTGAAGATCCAGCAGGAGATCGACCAGCTGTATCGATAG
- a CDS encoding LysR family transcriptional regulator yields MIDVRRLHILRAVADHRTVTAAAAALFLTPSAVSQQLTALEQETGHRLVDRGAKGVRLTPAGEILLAHTNTVLAQLERAEAELAAFDSGTAGTVTIASFATAIVRVVAPAIAGLATTAPGIRIRVQDAEGDVALPLVLDRQVDVAIAVEYRGAPAADDPRLTHVPLYAEPFDAVLPAGHPLAAPDTVPLAGLAKEPWISPYPGNPCHDVVVMACEVAGFQPMIAHSSDDFRAVVALAAAGAGVALVPRSALRGQDPSGLAVRPVDGTAPTRRVFAAVRRGAEEHPLIHPVLTALTDATAS; encoded by the coding sequence ATGATCGACGTCCGACGCCTGCACATCCTCCGGGCGGTGGCCGATCACCGAACGGTGACGGCCGCCGCCGCGGCGCTGTTCCTGACCCCGTCCGCCGTCTCCCAGCAGCTCACCGCGCTCGAACAGGAGACCGGCCACCGGCTGGTCGACCGGGGCGCCAAGGGCGTGCGCCTCACCCCGGCCGGCGAGATCCTGCTCGCCCACACCAACACCGTCCTCGCCCAGCTCGAACGCGCCGAGGCCGAGCTGGCCGCGTTCGACTCCGGCACGGCCGGCACGGTCACCATCGCCTCGTTCGCCACCGCGATCGTCCGCGTCGTCGCACCCGCGATCGCCGGCCTCGCCACCACCGCGCCCGGCATCCGCATCCGCGTCCAGGACGCCGAGGGCGACGTCGCGCTCCCGCTGGTGCTGGACCGGCAGGTCGACGTCGCGATCGCGGTCGAGTACCGGGGCGCACCGGCCGCCGACGACCCCCGCCTCACCCACGTGCCGCTCTACGCCGAACCGTTCGACGCGGTGCTGCCGGCCGGTCACCCGCTCGCCGCACCGGACACGGTCCCGCTGGCCGGCCTGGCCAAGGAGCCGTGGATCAGCCCGTATCCCGGCAACCCCTGCCACGACGTCGTCGTCATGGCCTGCGAGGTCGCCGGCTTCCAGCCGATGATCGCCCACTCCTCCGACGACTTCCGCGCCGTGGTCGCCCTCGCCGCCGCCGGCGCCGGCGTCGCCCTCGTCCCCCGCTCCGCCCTGCGCGGCCAGGACCCCAGCGGCCTCGCCGTCCGCCCGGTCGACGGCACCGCCCCCACCCGCCGGGTCTTCGCCGCCGTCCGCCGAGGCGCCGAGGAACACCCCCTCATCCACCCCGTCCTCACCGCCCTCACCGACGCGACCGCCAGCTGA